In the Desulfobulbaceae bacterium genome, one interval contains:
- a CDS encoding O-antigen ligase family protein, with translation MTSLLLLAANMGIAMATALILISGTINIQSLKRLIFTVTVISVAWGLVQAITFHFSGIILALSDAQVSQIIGGFGPGFRTEANTFAKYLNFSFFLFLPTLIKGKLCKKNSLILSVMIVGILLTFTRSAIYGMGATLSFIFIWYIFKSRGTLITRKFLVLFLCGGISIYIFTGFVGNINPYAFYKIQNFFNKEEILEGGSSQFRLMSQKRLIDAFLASDKSIIIGTGWGQVRYIYGGKIWQAGGGELITTLTYGGLFAGLAYLLYLFTSFTAAYKMAQLHRNQEDGLTYEGVAFAVLNSFVTGQINGALIAPEYWLLIGMAMHLSVMPRSTPPQRKLFFGNAVYKKT, from the coding sequence ATGACAAGCTTACTTTTATTAGCTGCGAACATGGGCATTGCTATGGCGACAGCGCTTATTTTGATAAGTGGAACAATTAACATCCAATCATTAAAACGGCTCATCTTCACAGTAACAGTTATTAGTGTAGCCTGGGGGCTTGTTCAAGCAATCACTTTTCACTTTAGCGGAATTATTCTTGCGCTTTCAGATGCTCAGGTTTCACAGATAATCGGTGGTTTTGGTCCAGGATTTCGTACTGAAGCAAACACTTTTGCAAAATATTTAAACTTCTCTTTTTTTCTGTTTTTACCAACCCTTATCAAGGGTAAATTATGTAAAAAAAATTCATTAATTCTCTCAGTTATGATTGTCGGAATTTTGTTAACCTTTACTCGCTCTGCTATTTACGGCATGGGAGCCACTTTAAGTTTTATTTTCATTTGGTATATATTCAAAAGTCGTGGCACACTAATTACACGTAAGTTTTTAGTGCTTTTTCTATGCGGGGGAATTTCAATATATATTTTTACTGGATTCGTGGGTAACATAAATCCATATGCGTTTTACAAAATTCAAAATTTTTTCAATAAAGAAGAAATTTTAGAAGGAGGTTCGAGCCAGTTCCGGTTGATGTCTCAAAAGCGTTTGATTGATGCCTTTTTGGCAAGTGATAAATCCATCATTATTGGAACTGGTTGGGGACAAGTTAGATATATTTATGGTGGTAAGATTTGGCAAGCAGGAGGAGGTGAGCTTATTACCACACTTACATACGGAGGATTATTCGCTGGCTTAGCATATCTTCTTTATCTGTTCACTTCATTTACAGCCGCTTATAAAATGGCCCAATTACATCGGAATCAAGAAGATGGACTAACATACGAAGGAGTTGCATTCGCGGTTCTCAATTCTTTTGTTACCGGCCAAATCAACGGAGCCTTGATCGCACCAGAATATTGGTTATTGATAGGTATGGCAATGCACTTAAGTGTGATGCCTCGTTCAACGCCCCCTCAGCGCAAGTTATTTTTTGGAAATGCAGTGTATAAAAAAACATGA